A region of Chitinophaga flava DNA encodes the following proteins:
- a CDS encoding exopolysaccharide transport family protein, with product MDLIYLFNSLMRRKWLIIISSMLAVAIAFLFTLNQKKLYRSSAQMATGFTTSDQVKLKDENFNIYEIDVKFSNIIEALRSTKVLSMVTYSLMLHDLEKPQTPFRKLDAETMKKPAYRNADKAAAIAVLKKKYTEEKLLSSYDPEERKIQELMKVYQYDLETVRKLLSVARIQRTDFIEVQFWSTNPELSSYMVNQICSEFLRNNESSRSQQNVQSIETLEKLVAQKRADLDQKINNLKTMGGVDATVESSSKMEQISTFESRMTEEQNTLNNATLSLQQVTKQLIDMDRNNAQSASAATAASAEISKLRSQMNDANQEYISKGSNDTELYNKYQKLKAAYKAKLSSLATNAPSEGGINKADLQQKKIELEIQVNSSKQNIETYQQKIRSLNSSVGAAASRSATNLALQKEVSLSQQEYENVKSRYDAVMNNTVVPLDNYRQILYGQPAVEPEPSKRLMTLALAGVSMFVFCCMAIIFLEYIDVSIKTPSQFLKTVGLKLLGVVNKINMKQTPLNTIFDTTAANSAPAVTFREHLRKLRFEIENSTHKVYLFTSARPGEGKSTIIKALAHSLSRSQKKVLIIDTNFINNTLTKEFDAKAELESFSAATSDYSYDKVKSIITTTSIENVDIIGCKGGDYTPAEVLGDDNLLRHLSALTGTYHYILMEGAALNDRSDSKELLNYADTMISVVSAKSTIKQTDKESIQFLQNMNGKFTGAILNCVNKENIDL from the coding sequence ATGGATCTGATTTATTTGTTCAATTCGTTAATGCGTAGGAAGTGGCTGATCATCATCAGCAGTATGCTGGCGGTGGCAATTGCATTTCTGTTTACGCTCAACCAGAAAAAGCTCTATCGTTCTTCTGCCCAGATGGCTACGGGTTTTACAACCAGTGATCAGGTGAAACTGAAAGATGAAAACTTTAATATTTATGAGATTGATGTAAAGTTCAGCAACATCATCGAAGCCCTCCGTTCCACCAAAGTACTGAGCATGGTCACTTACAGCCTGATGCTGCACGACCTGGAAAAACCCCAGACACCCTTCCGTAAACTGGATGCGGAGACCATGAAAAAACCTGCTTACCGCAACGCGGATAAAGCAGCTGCCATCGCTGTACTGAAGAAAAAATACACCGAAGAAAAATTATTAAGCTCCTACGATCCCGAAGAGAGAAAAATACAGGAGCTGATGAAAGTATATCAGTACGACCTGGAAACTGTTCGCAAGTTGCTTTCTGTTGCCCGCATTCAAAGAACCGACTTCATTGAAGTACAGTTCTGGTCTACCAACCCTGAATTATCTTCCTACATGGTAAACCAGATCTGTTCCGAATTTCTGAGAAACAACGAAAGCTCCCGTTCCCAGCAGAATGTACAGTCTATTGAAACACTCGAAAAACTGGTAGCCCAGAAAAGAGCTGACCTGGACCAGAAGATCAATAATCTTAAAACCATGGGTGGTGTAGATGCAACAGTGGAAAGCTCCAGTAAAATGGAACAGATCAGCACCTTTGAAAGCAGAATGACCGAGGAGCAGAACACCTTAAACAATGCTACCCTTTCACTCCAGCAGGTCACCAAACAACTGATCGACATGGACCGCAACAATGCCCAGTCAGCCAGCGCCGCCACTGCTGCCAGTGCTGAAATCAGCAAACTGCGCAGTCAAATGAATGATGCCAACCAGGAATATATCAGTAAAGGTTCTAATGATACAGAGCTGTACAACAAATACCAGAAACTGAAAGCGGCCTATAAAGCTAAACTGTCAAGTCTGGCCACCAATGCCCCTTCCGAAGGTGGTATCAACAAGGCAGATCTGCAACAAAAGAAAATTGAGCTGGAGATACAAGTCAATTCTTCCAAACAAAACATCGAAACCTATCAACAGAAAATACGCAGTCTCAACAGCAGTGTAGGTGCCGCCGCTTCCCGCAGCGCCACCAACCTCGCTCTGCAAAAAGAAGTAAGCCTGTCACAACAGGAATATGAAAACGTTAAATCCCGCTACGACGCAGTGATGAACAACACCGTGGTGCCACTGGACAACTACCGGCAGATTCTCTATGGTCAGCCAGCCGTAGAACCAGAGCCCTCCAAACGTTTGATGACCCTGGCACTGGCTGGCGTCAGCATGTTTGTATTCTGCTGTATGGCTATCATCTTCCTGGAGTATATTGATGTCTCTATCAAAACACCTTCCCAGTTCCTCAAAACCGTAGGATTAAAACTGCTGGGTGTAGTGAATAAAATCAATATGAAACAAACTCCGCTGAACACTATCTTCGACACAACAGCGGCCAACTCCGCTCCCGCAGTCACCTTCCGTGAACACCTGCGTAAGCTGCGTTTTGAAATTGAAAACAGTACTCATAAAGTATACCTGTTTACCAGTGCCCGCCCCGGTGAAGGAAAGTCTACGATCATCAAAGCCCTCGCCCATAGCCTGAGCAGAAGCCAGAAGAAAGTGCTCATCATCGACACTAACTTCATCAATAATACACTGACAAAAGAATTTGATGCCAAAGCAGAACTGGAATCCTTCTCTGCTGCTACCAGCGATTACAGCTATGACAAGGTGAAATCCATCATCACCACTACTTCCATCGAAAACGTGGACATCATCGGTTGTAAAGGCGGAGATTATACACCTGCCGAGGTACTGGGCGATGATAACCTGTTACGTCACCTGTCAGCACTCACCGGCACCTATCATTATATTCTGATGGAAGGCGCTGCCCTCAACGACAGGTCAGACAGTAAAGAGCTGCTGAACTATGCCGACACCATGATCTCCGTTGTTTCTGCAAAATCCACTATCAAACAAACTGATAAGGAATCCATTCAATTCCTGCAGAACATGAACGGAAAGTTCACCGGCGCCATATTGAATTGTGTTAACAAGGAAAATATAGATCTGTAG
- a CDS encoding fibronectin type III domain-containing protein translates to MNKFYTLLTFLLVMGINTVLAQTGVLNPNDSIVEYNPAAPPTPPNWGVLGKWVRTKRLNWNTDSYKCYYYNGLQFRLKFPKSYQPGVSDGKKYPMIIFWHGVGERGTIYDNEYQLYHGGELHKNAVDNGTFDGFLLYPQNQGGFFGNVQFDAIRDLIVNYMIPEVKLDPYRIMVQGLSGGGTGTWDFMIRYPKLVAAAAPISASTLALKDYIDVFKLIPIWNFQGGTDTNPDPSVTQNVYNAVIAAGGNMKLTIYDGWGHGVWYKAWGEPDYFPFANRAHKANPWPLYGRTEFCPGDTINVTIGVTAGFDAYEWRKDGVIIPGANSNTIVATTTGVYDAHIKDGNNWTSWSPIPVQIKIKTPTITPNINVNGLMSKVIPALDGKDSVVLQLPAGYTSYLWKKATDATTLGTDRMLTVRDSGLYIATVTEQYGCSSNFSAPFKVIKASGTPAPDPATNAIARADSKTQITIDWSRNPNPATSETGYEVYRGSAAGGPYTLVGITGSGVTTFSNSGLNPNKTYYFVIRAVNDNGAAVASNETSATTLVDNNPPTAPGTLKVTGTTRTSVSLSWTAATDDVGVTKYDIYVNGVKTYTVNGDQTSFTVNSLVYNQVYAFTVKARDLTGNQSPASNQVSASTANSGLNYKYYTGAFSVLPNFSTLTPVKTGVTPTADISARDANENYAFLWEGFINIPATGTYTFETYSDDGSRLYIGPYSYTATPLVDNDGLHAPQSKTNSIYLTAGSYPFSATFFQAGGGQVMQLFWQSTINGVTGSRQEIPASAFSDPAPPSNNTPAAPTQIKAAAASYNKINLTWTDNSTNETGFEIYRSTSLGGPFNIIATTAAAQTAYTDSLLQPQTTYYYKVKAINKYGDSGFSLADGGGLQYDYYEFSDITQLPDFNSITPVKSGSVDNITLDIRNHDNNFALKFAGYINLPVSGTYTFYTASDDGSKLYIDGFDNTKLVVNNDYLQGTTERSGTKTLSAGRHAIYITYFQRGGGFTLTASYKGPNGSNIAKQLIPSSALANPNMQATTLALPTTPVAPTALTAATVFSNKISIKWNDNSNNETSFEVYRSVGNNSQYKLQATIPGSDSTYGMFTDTALFANVTYYYKVRAVNVGGNSAYSNELNVQTLNNAPVLNNQPDRYMHYDTQLSVNVVATDADGDPITLTATNLPSFATFTDNGNGTGTILFNNPPVTAQATYPGITVKAQDNHNGVATKVFSLTVNANYAPVLGNVSNLTINENTTSQINVAVTNDNGTDNLTWTYTGLPAFATAVSNGKTSQITLTPGYSDAGSYPVSVKVSDGVGGEDTKNFTIVINDVNPGYFVRVNFNDGSNQAPAPWNNTNKVPVTQNDIFGPFTDQNGNNTGISLKVMTPWQTVNGGSNANNAGVRPGNNSGIYPDNVMASSYWTNTVKQTFKVTGLKAAFKYNFTFFGSRSGVTDNRTANYTINGTTVSLNASNNATNTVVIKGIAADSNGEVSVDLQAGTGSSFAYINAMVIEAVYDDGTVPAKPKQLAARNIPTGVRLSWFDAAYNETGYEVARSTDSLGTYQTLNPAPTNANDTAYTDNTVVANTKYFYAVRAINAYGNSPYTDTVVIVAANRNPVLNTLSNVSMKTDDVQNITVTATDDPSDILTVSATGLPPFATLTTTGNGTATIALTPTAANIGRYSVTVTVADNHGGSTSQTFTIAVRDKNITSIYVNCNQLSPEGAPWNNFNGLPIANRNITNMLDETGVATGASITLIDALTGANNVGAVTGNNSGVFPDNVMNTFFYDQSTTARRIRITGLTGTKKYNLVFFASRADVTDNRTTIYTVGTQSVSLNASSNTNKTVQLNGLSPDNTGTIEFTIQNGTGSLFAYLNALVIQSYVDNGQPLSPESLIATGKSRNTIQLGWTNKASNATGVEIYRSTSIDGAYSLVTTVGGTVSSYTDNGLSESTRYYYKVRAKANTVFSDYSNIATGSTYSHSVYININVTSPQGAPWNNTNSLPFQGQKLTNIKDEISNNTSMVMSIDRNFTGTNPNGMVTGNNSGIYPDNVMAASYYIDKGDTAQLTFSGLNQSMAYSFVFFGSRAGGGDRISAYSINGKVVTLNALNNTSQTVQIDNVVPNSDGEIRVVIYIAPNGQYAYLNALVINAYPKDNTPGADNSITPDNVMMAVNRNRSAAGIISKIEPTKENSEEILVESVYPNPISSFVNLLVKNTGKSQNVTIKVFDLTGRMVYAKAGIALPEGSQPVRVDFNRDMAPGVYLLQVLTPDNKRVKIVKLIKQ, encoded by the coding sequence ATGAATAAATTTTACACGCTCCTTACTTTCCTCTTAGTGATGGGAATCAATACGGTCTTGGCACAGACAGGCGTATTAAATCCCAACGACAGCATTGTGGAATACAATCCGGCGGCTCCTCCTACGCCTCCCAACTGGGGTGTGCTGGGCAAGTGGGTCAGGACCAAACGCCTCAACTGGAACACTGACTCCTACAAGTGTTACTACTACAATGGTTTGCAGTTTCGTTTAAAGTTCCCGAAGTCCTACCAGCCAGGTGTATCCGATGGCAAAAAGTACCCCATGATCATCTTCTGGCATGGCGTAGGAGAAAGAGGCACTATCTATGATAACGAATATCAGTTGTACCATGGTGGTGAATTACACAAAAATGCTGTTGACAACGGTACCTTTGATGGCTTTCTGCTCTATCCGCAAAACCAGGGTGGTTTCTTCGGAAATGTACAGTTTGATGCTATCAGAGATCTGATTGTTAATTACATGATTCCGGAGGTAAAGCTCGACCCATACCGTATTATGGTACAGGGCCTTTCCGGTGGTGGTACCGGCACCTGGGACTTTATGATCCGTTACCCCAAACTGGTGGCTGCCGCCGCTCCTATCAGCGCTTCTACGCTGGCATTAAAAGATTATATCGATGTCTTCAAATTAATCCCCATCTGGAACTTCCAGGGTGGTACTGACACCAACCCCGACCCCAGCGTTACACAGAACGTTTACAATGCAGTGATAGCTGCTGGCGGCAACATGAAGCTTACAATTTATGACGGCTGGGGACATGGTGTATGGTACAAGGCATGGGGAGAGCCTGATTATTTCCCTTTTGCCAACCGCGCACACAAAGCCAACCCATGGCCACTCTATGGCAGAACAGAGTTTTGCCCCGGAGATACAATTAACGTTACTATAGGTGTAACTGCCGGTTTCGACGCTTACGAATGGCGTAAAGACGGCGTTATCATTCCTGGCGCCAACAGCAATACCATTGTTGCTACTACTACCGGTGTATATGATGCCCATATCAAAGATGGCAATAACTGGACCTCCTGGTCTCCTATCCCGGTACAAATCAAAATAAAAACCCCCACTATCACCCCAAACATTAACGTGAATGGGTTGATGAGTAAAGTTATTCCTGCACTGGACGGCAAAGACAGTGTAGTACTGCAGTTACCGGCTGGTTATACTTCCTATCTCTGGAAAAAAGCCACCGATGCCACGACTTTAGGTACAGACAGAATGCTCACCGTTAGAGACTCCGGCCTGTACATTGCAACCGTAACAGAACAATATGGCTGCTCCAGCAATTTCTCTGCTCCGTTTAAAGTCATCAAAGCCAGTGGCACACCCGCTCCGGACCCGGCCACCAATGCCATTGCCAGAGCAGATTCCAAAACACAAATCACCATTGATTGGAGCAGAAACCCTAATCCTGCTACCAGCGAAACCGGTTATGAAGTGTATCGCGGTAGCGCTGCCGGCGGGCCTTATACCCTGGTGGGTATTACTGGTTCGGGCGTGACTACTTTCTCCAACAGCGGTTTAAATCCCAATAAAACCTATTACTTCGTTATCAGAGCTGTGAACGACAATGGTGCTGCCGTTGCAAGCAATGAAACCAGCGCCACCACACTGGTAGACAACAATCCTCCTACAGCACCGGGCACGCTGAAAGTAACAGGTACTACGAGAACTTCCGTTAGTCTTTCCTGGACAGCAGCAACAGATGATGTGGGTGTTACCAAATATGACATCTACGTAAATGGTGTTAAAACATATACAGTCAACGGCGATCAGACTTCCTTTACCGTTAACTCCCTTGTCTATAATCAGGTGTATGCCTTTACGGTTAAAGCAAGAGACCTCACCGGTAATCAGTCGCCAGCGAGCAACCAGGTGTCTGCTTCAACCGCAAACAGTGGCCTGAACTACAAATACTACACCGGAGCCTTCAGCGTACTGCCCAACTTCAGTACCTTAACACCCGTAAAAACAGGCGTCACTCCAACTGCAGATATCAGTGCGCGTGATGCCAACGAAAACTACGCATTCCTGTGGGAAGGATTTATCAATATCCCTGCTACCGGTACGTATACTTTCGAAACTTACTCCGATGATGGCAGCAGACTATATATCGGCCCTTACAGCTATACTGCAACACCACTGGTAGATAATGACGGTCTGCATGCGCCACAGTCAAAGACTAACAGCATTTACCTCACTGCTGGCTCCTATCCTTTCTCCGCTACTTTCTTCCAGGCAGGTGGAGGACAGGTGATGCAGCTCTTCTGGCAATCTACTATCAACGGCGTTACCGGCAGCAGACAGGAAATTCCTGCCAGTGCCTTCAGTGATCCCGCTCCTCCGAGTAACAACACTCCAGCTGCGCCTACGCAGATAAAGGCTGCTGCTGCTTCCTATAACAAAATCAATCTGACCTGGACCGACAACAGTACCAACGAAACAGGTTTTGAAATCTACCGCAGCACAAGCCTTGGCGGACCTTTTAACATCATCGCCACTACAGCTGCCGCCCAAACAGCTTATACCGATAGCCTGTTACAACCGCAAACCACCTATTACTACAAGGTAAAAGCGATCAACAAATACGGCGACTCCGGCTTCAGCCTGGCCGATGGCGGTGGATTACAGTACGACTATTATGAATTCTCTGATATTACCCAGCTGCCTGACTTTAACAGCATCACCCCTGTTAAGAGCGGTAGTGTAGACAATATCACACTGGATATTCGTAACCATGATAATAATTTTGCGTTGAAATTTGCGGGCTACATCAATCTCCCGGTTAGCGGTACCTATACCTTCTATACCGCCTCCGATGATGGTAGCAAGCTGTATATCGATGGTTTCGACAATACCAAGTTAGTAGTCAACAACGACTACCTGCAGGGTACTACCGAAAGATCCGGTACCAAAACCCTTTCTGCCGGCCGTCATGCAATCTATATCACGTATTTTCAGCGTGGTGGCGGATTTACACTGACAGCCAGCTATAAAGGCCCCAATGGAAGTAACATTGCTAAACAGCTAATCCCCAGTTCTGCACTGGCCAATCCCAATATGCAGGCCACTACCCTGGCATTGCCTACAACACCGGTAGCACCTACCGCACTGACAGCAGCCACTGTGTTCTCCAATAAGATTAGTATTAAATGGAACGATAACTCCAACAACGAAACATCTTTTGAAGTATACCGTTCTGTTGGCAATAACAGCCAGTACAAACTGCAGGCGACCATCCCCGGTAGCGACAGCACTTATGGCATGTTTACAGATACTGCCCTCTTTGCCAATGTAACTTACTACTACAAGGTAAGAGCAGTGAACGTAGGTGGAAACTCTGCCTACAGCAACGAACTGAATGTACAGACACTCAACAACGCTCCGGTCCTCAACAATCAGCCTGACCGCTACATGCATTATGACACCCAGCTGTCTGTAAATGTAGTAGCCACTGATGCTGACGGAGACCCGATCACCCTTACCGCTACCAACCTGCCTTCTTTCGCCACTTTCACCGATAATGGCAACGGTACTGGTACCATTCTCTTTAACAATCCTCCGGTTACAGCACAAGCCACTTATCCCGGCATTACCGTGAAAGCACAGGACAACCACAACGGCGTTGCTACCAAAGTGTTCTCACTGACTGTAAATGCCAATTATGCACCGGTATTAGGTAATGTATCCAACCTGACCATCAATGAAAATACGACCTCACAAATCAATGTGGCCGTAACCAATGATAACGGTACCGATAACCTTACCTGGACCTATACCGGCTTACCTGCTTTTGCAACAGCCGTGTCCAATGGTAAAACATCCCAGATCACGCTGACCCCCGGTTACAGCGATGCCGGCTCCTACCCCGTATCTGTAAAGGTATCAGACGGTGTTGGCGGTGAAGACACCAAAAACTTCACCATCGTGATCAATGATGTGAACCCTGGCTACTTCGTAAGAGTAAACTTTAACGACGGCTCCAACCAGGCACCCGCTCCATGGAACAACACCAACAAGGTACCCGTTACCCAGAATGATATCTTCGGCCCCTTCACAGATCAGAACGGTAACAACACCGGTATCTCTCTGAAGGTTATGACACCATGGCAAACCGTCAACGGTGGCAGCAACGCCAACAATGCCGGTGTACGCCCAGGTAATAACTCCGGCATATACCCTGATAATGTAATGGCCAGCTCCTACTGGACCAATACCGTCAAACAAACATTCAAGGTAACCGGTCTCAAGGCTGCCTTCAAATACAACTTCACCTTCTTCGGAAGCCGCAGCGGTGTAACAGATAACCGTACCGCCAACTACACCATCAATGGTACCACTGTTTCCCTCAATGCTTCCAACAACGCCACCAATACCGTTGTCATCAAAGGTATAGCCGCTGACTCGAATGGTGAAGTATCTGTCGACCTCCAGGCCGGCACTGGTTCTTCTTTCGCCTATATCAATGCAATGGTGATAGAAGCCGTATACGATGATGGCACCGTTCCGGCCAAACCAAAACAACTGGCCGCCAGAAACATCCCTACCGGCGTAAGACTCTCCTGGTTTGATGCCGCTTATAACGAAACAGGTTATGAAGTAGCCCGGTCAACCGATTCACTGGGTACCTACCAGACACTGAACCCAGCACCGACCAATGCTAACGATACCGCCTATACGGACAATACCGTAGTGGCCAATACCAAATACTTCTATGCTGTTCGTGCAATCAACGCCTATGGTAATTCTCCGTATACAGATACCGTAGTGATCGTTGCGGCCAACAGAAACCCGGTGTTGAATACATTGAGTAATGTGTCGATGAAAACAGATGATGTACAGAACATCACTGTTACCGCTACTGATGATCCTTCAGATATCCTGACTGTCAGCGCTACGGGTTTACCACCTTTTGCGACGCTGACCACCACCGGCAATGGCACCGCTACCATAGCCCTTACACCTACAGCCGCCAACATTGGCAGATACAGTGTAACCGTTACCGTAGCCGACAACCACGGTGGCAGCACCAGTCAGACATTCACCATTGCGGTAAGAGACAAAAACATCACTTCCATCTACGTCAACTGCAACCAGCTCAGTCCGGAAGGCGCACCGTGGAACAACTTCAACGGCCTGCCTATTGCGAATCGCAACATCACCAACATGCTGGATGAAACCGGTGTCGCTACCGGTGCTTCCATCACCCTCATAGACGCCCTCACCGGCGCAAACAACGTAGGGGCAGTAACCGGCAACAACTCCGGCGTATTCCCGGACAATGTGATGAACACCTTCTTCTACGACCAGAGCACTACCGCCAGACGTATCAGGATCACCGGTCTTACCGGCACTAAAAAATACAACCTGGTATTCTTCGCCAGCCGCGCAGACGTGACTGACAACAGAACAACCATATATACAGTTGGTACACAGTCCGTATCCTTAAACGCATCCAGCAATACCAACAAAACAGTACAACTGAATGGCCTGAGCCCAGACAATACCGGTACTATCGAGTTTACCATTCAGAATGGCACCGGTTCTCTCTTCGCCTATCTGAATGCACTGGTGATACAGTCTTATGTTGACAATGGCCAACCACTGTCTCCTGAAAGCCTGATCGCTACCGGTAAATCAAGGAACACCATCCAACTGGGCTGGACCAACAAAGCCAGCAATGCCACCGGCGTGGAAATATACCGCTCCACCAGTATCGATGGTGCTTACAGCCTGGTTACCACTGTAGGCGGAACCGTGAGCTCTTATACAGACAACGGACTCAGTGAAAGTACCCGCTACTATTATAAAGTAAGAGCCAAAGCCAATACGGTATTCTCTGATTACAGCAATATCGCCACTGGATCTACGTATAGCCATTCTGTTTACATCAACATCAATGTAACCAGTCCACAGGGTGCACCATGGAACAATACCAACTCTCTGCCTTTCCAGGGCCAGAAGCTCACTAACATCAAAGACGAAATCAGCAACAACACCAGCATGGTGATGAGCATAGACCGGAACTTTACAGGTACCAACCCCAATGGTATGGTAACCGGTAACAACTCCGGCATCTATCCGGACAATGTAATGGCCGCCTCCTACTACATCGACAAAGGAGATACCGCCCAGCTTACTTTCTCCGGTCTGAACCAGTCTATGGCTTACTCCTTCGTATTCTTCGGCAGCCGTGCCGGCGGAGGCGACAGGATCAGTGCCTACAGCATCAATGGCAAAGTGGTAACACTCAACGCGCTGAACAACACCAGCCAGACCGTACAGATAGACAATGTAGTACCTAACAGTGATGGTGAAATCCGTGTGGTCATCTACATCGCCCCTAACGGCCAGTATGCTTACCTGAATGCACTTGTCATCAATGCTTATCCAAAAGACAATACACCAGGAGCCGACAATAGCATCACACCTGATAATGTGATGATGGCTGTCAACAGAAACCGTAGCGCTGCCGGTATTATAAGCAAAATCGAACCTACTAAGGAGAACAGTGAAGAGATCCTTGTCGAAAGCGTGTATCCTAATCCGATTAGCTCCTTCGTCAACCTCCTGGTGAAAAACACAGGCAAGTCCCAGAATGTGACCATCAAAGTATTTGATCTCACAGGAAGAATGGTGTATGCGAAAGCAGGCATCGCACTGCCGGAAGGTTCACAACCTGTCCGTGTAGACTTCAACAGGGATATGGCGCCAGGTGTCTATCTGCTGCAAGTACTGACTCCTGATAATAAGCGTGTTAAAATTGTGAAACTGATCAAGCAGTAA
- a CDS encoding acyltransferase family protein — protein MQQIIPASGGINPAPAATASTPKSKTFLNYIHHFRGIAILYVVAAHPLLQWAEGSPMEKILNIIFQNSTVMFIFIAGYLFQHLSAKFEYKDYLVKKLQGVICPYILLSIPIIVARLISGNVPGNTLDVYPDFASFPAWKQIGYYLLHGAHMQPFWFIPMITLYYLGAPILIYIDRHPRWYWVLLPLFVVSTVLVQRAALADTFRMAIHFLFVYLFGMFMSHYKDRYLEFAKKYWLPITVLSFLSLAVNFYVPARYYDPADFTQKILFSCFYIYWLWKLERYVPKVINILATLSFGIFFVHYFFVLLQRSVSYKIYGHEMPGNLFSWALCNLFVLVPTVLILMAARKVFGKYSKYFVGC, from the coding sequence ATGCAGCAAATAATCCCCGCATCAGGCGGTATCAACCCCGCGCCTGCAGCAACCGCATCAACTCCCAAATCCAAAACATTCCTGAACTACATCCATCATTTCAGGGGCATTGCCATCTTATATGTAGTAGCTGCCCACCCATTGTTGCAATGGGCAGAAGGTAGTCCGATGGAAAAAATACTGAACATCATCTTCCAGAATTCCACGGTGATGTTCATCTTTATTGCAGGTTATCTTTTCCAGCACCTGTCTGCAAAATTTGAGTACAAGGATTATCTGGTAAAGAAGTTACAGGGTGTTATCTGCCCGTATATTCTGCTTTCCATTCCTATTATTGTGGCGCGTCTTATATCCGGTAACGTACCCGGTAATACGCTGGATGTATATCCGGATTTTGCTTCTTTTCCGGCGTGGAAACAGATTGGTTATTATTTGTTACACGGTGCACACATGCAACCGTTTTGGTTTATACCGATGATCACCTTGTATTATCTGGGAGCGCCTATATTGATTTATATTGACAGACATCCGCGCTGGTACTGGGTGCTGCTGCCGCTGTTTGTGGTTTCTACCGTGTTGGTACAACGTGCAGCCCTTGCCGATACTTTCAGAATGGCGATCCACTTTTTATTCGTGTACCTGTTTGGTATGTTCATGAGCCACTATAAAGACCGCTATCTGGAATTTGCCAAAAAGTACTGGCTGCCGATTACAGTGTTGTCTTTCCTCTCACTGGCTGTTAATTTTTATGTACCTGCCAGGTATTATGATCCCGCAGATTTTACACAGAAAATTCTTTTCTCCTGCTTTTATATTTACTGGTTATGGAAACTGGAACGGTATGTGCCCAAGGTGATCAATATCCTTGCTACGCTTAGTTTTGGAATATTCTTCGTTCATTACTTCTTTGTGTTGTTACAACGTTCTGTAAGCTATAAGATTTACGGTCATGAGATGCCGGGCAACTTGTTTTCCTGGGCACTCTGTAACCTGTTTGTACTGGTTCCTACCGTACTCATTTTGATGGCAGCTAGAAAAGTTTTCGGGAAATACAGTAAGTATTTTGTCGGATGTTAA
- a CDS encoding acyltransferase family protein, whose translation MKLFNSDILSNNRMAWIDYARGIAIILVLYRHIFEGISRTGISTTEYAWLENANIVFYSFRMPLFFILSGVFIGRSLAKRTVSKLLFNKFSTLLYPYLLWSVLQISLQICLSRYVNADRSLADYGYIFLFPRRIDQFWYLYALFNVSVLYIFTRQLLKMPIWQQLIAGAVLYILSSYVSIKHIDLGFVYDIMHYYIFFALGDLLSSRILDKENFRHYASWKTFGWMLPFFMVGQYYFLTKDLQMNDNMYVETYQPILFALIALTGCAFMYNISFILQRYNTIKWLRIVGFHSLYIYVSHVLVASATRMVLMKGFGITSVPLLLVICLVMAVIVPIIIYNLAIRAGAWWLYSLDRPAAGKEKLQVQQS comes from the coding sequence ATGAAACTATTTAACAGTGATATTTTAAGCAACAACAGAATGGCATGGATAGACTATGCCCGCGGCATAGCTATTATCCTGGTATTATACCGTCATATTTTTGAGGGAATTTCACGCACGGGTATTTCTACTACGGAATATGCCTGGCTGGAAAATGCCAATATCGTTTTTTATAGTTTCAGGATGCCGCTCTTCTTTATATTGTCCGGCGTGTTTATTGGCAGGAGCCTGGCTAAGCGGACAGTAAGTAAACTGTTGTTCAACAAGTTCAGCACTTTACTATATCCGTACCTGTTATGGTCTGTGCTGCAGATTTCGCTGCAGATCTGCCTGAGCAGATACGTGAATGCAGACAGAAGCCTGGCCGACTATGGATACATCTTTCTTTTCCCGCGCAGGATAGACCAGTTCTGGTATCTGTATGCACTTTTTAATGTCAGCGTGCTGTATATCTTTACCCGCCAGCTACTCAAAATGCCGATCTGGCAACAGCTGATAGCAGGCGCCGTACTGTATATCCTGTCGAGTTATGTCAGCATCAAACATATAGATCTCGGCTTTGTGTACGACATCATGCATTATTATATCTTCTTTGCACTGGGCGACCTGTTGTCATCCAGAATACTGGACAAGGAAAACTTCCGGCACTATGCCTCCTGGAAAACTTTCGGGTGGATGCTCCCCTTTTTTATGGTTGGCCAGTATTACTTCCTGACCAAAGACCTGCAGATGAATGACAATATGTACGTAGAAACCTACCAGCCGATTTTATTTGCGCTGATCGCGCTTACCGGCTGTGCTTTTATGTACAATATTTCGTTTATTCTTCAACGTTATAATACAATAAAATGGCTGAGAATAGTGGGATTTCATTCCTTATACATCTATGTGTCCCATGTACTGGTGGCTTCTGCTACCAGGATGGTGCTGATGAAAGGCTTCGGTATTACCAGTGTTCCTTTACTGCTGGTGATATGTCTGGTGATGGCAGTGATTGTGCCGATCATTATTTATAACCTGGCCATACGTGCCGGCGCCTGGTGGCTTTACAGCCTCGATCGCCCTGCTGCCGGCAAGGAAAAATTACAGGTACAACAAAGTTAA